From bacterium, a single genomic window includes:
- a CDS encoding ABC transporter substrate-binding protein, whose product MVKRLGIALLALLVAVPLWAAGPAGAAVELKFFYPVSVSGPLAKVMDGLVGDFNRAHPGISVTPVFAGGYDEAMAKTQTAVLGGSPPDVAVLLSTDLFTLLDMNAIIPLDEFVEQSGGDHFRSDIFEAFWLNSRVGKTTYSIPFQRSTIILYYNKDAFEKAGLDPAKPPKNWTDLTEYAQKLTTRDASGNVTRWGVGIPTTGFTYWLFQGFAAEAGAKQLANGDGTAAFFNTPQTHAALDFWLKLQDMKVEPGNVTDWGTLPTQFVAGKFAMIYHSTGSLTFVKSNATFPFGTAFMPADKQYGTPTGGGNLYIFKNIPRERQKAAWEFVQWMTAPQQAARWSEASGYVAVRKSAFNIELYKAYTAKFPQALTARDQLPYAQAELSTHNSAQVQKVLSDNLQAALTRAKTADQALAAAQQEADQILSQFKKK is encoded by the coding sequence ATGGTGAAGCGTCTGGGGATCGCCCTGCTTGCGCTGCTTGTCGCCGTGCCGCTGTGGGCGGCCGGACCGGCCGGCGCGGCGGTGGAACTCAAGTTCTTCTATCCCGTGAGCGTGTCGGGGCCGCTGGCGAAGGTGATGGACGGGTTGGTCGGCGATTTCAACCGCGCCCACCCCGGGATCTCCGTCACCCCCGTCTTCGCCGGCGGGTACGACGAGGCGATGGCCAAAACCCAAACCGCCGTCCTCGGCGGGTCTCCGCCCGACGTGGCGGTGCTGCTCTCCACCGATCTCTTCACCCTGCTCGACATGAACGCGATCATTCCGCTGGATGAGTTTGTGGAACAGTCGGGCGGCGATCACTTCCGCAGCGACATCTTCGAGGCGTTCTGGCTGAACTCGCGGGTCGGCAAGACGACCTACTCGATTCCGTTTCAGCGCAGCACGATCATCCTCTACTATAATAAGGACGCATTCGAGAAGGCGGGGTTGGATCCGGCCAAGCCGCCGAAGAACTGGACCGACCTGACCGAATACGCTCAGAAGCTGACCACGCGCGACGCGTCCGGTAACGTCACCCGGTGGGGAGTGGGGATCCCGACGACCGGGTTCACCTACTGGCTATTCCAGGGATTCGCCGCCGAGGCGGGGGCGAAGCAACTGGCGAACGGCGACGGCACCGCGGCGTTCTTCAACACACCCCAGACGCACGCCGCTTTGGACTTCTGGCTCAAACTTCAGGATATGAAGGTCGAGCCGGGCAACGTCACGGATTGGGGGACGCTGCCGACGCAGTTCGTGGCGGGCAAGTTCGCTATGATCTACCATTCCACGGGCAGTCTGACCTTCGTGAAAAGCAACGCCACCTTCCCATTTGGCACCGCGTTCATGCCGGCGGACAAACAATACGGCACCCCCACCGGCGGGGGAAACCTGTACATCTTCAAGAACATCCCTCGCGAGCGGCAGAAGGCGGCGTGGGAGTTCGTGCAGTGGATGACGGCACCGCAGCAGGCGGCGCGGTGGAGCGAGGCCTCCGGCTACGTGGCCGTGCGGAAGTCGGCGTTCAACATCGAGCTGTACAAGGCGTACACGGCGAAGTTCCCGCAGGCGCTGACGGCGCGCGACCAACTTCCGTATGCGCAGGCCGAGCTTTCCACGCACAACAGCGCCCAGGTCCAAAAGGTGCTCTCCGACAACCTGCAGGCGGCGCTGACCCGCGCCAAGACCGCGGATCAAGCGCTCGCCGCCGCGCAGCAGGAAGCCGACCAGATCCTCAGTCAGTTCAAGAAGAAATAG
- a CDS encoding ATP-binding cassette domain-containing protein, whose product MLACEQVSRAFGGLAAVENVSFTVAEGEIFGLIGPNGAGKTTLFNIMTGFLPPTSGRVRFQGETIGHRSADRVATMGIARTFQNIRLFREMSALENVVVGEHARTRGTLLAAVLGTSAHRAEEARVRARAAALLELVGLGGRATETAGSLPYGDQRRLEIARALAAEPRLLLLDEPAAGMNPAETQAMMDLITRLRREAGLTILLIEHDMKLVMGVCDRIAVLNFGRKIAQGTPQEVRTDPAVVEAYLGGRTTRRPAPRRSEAGATVLAIDEVDAGYGPAEVLHQVSLQVREGQIVTLIGANGAGKTTLLRTVSGLVRPHRGRIRLHGKSIGGARPDWIVSRGVAHVPEGRQVLARMTVLDNLRAGAYARRDREVERDLAAMLERFPTLGTRRGQSAGTLSGGEQQMVAIARGLMSRPRLLMLDEPSLGLAPILVERIFDIIHDLNARGVPILLVEQNAHLALETADQAYVLEAGRVVMEGPADRLLGDASVRRAYLG is encoded by the coding sequence GTGCTCGCCTGTGAGCAGGTCTCGCGGGCGTTTGGCGGGCTCGCCGCCGTGGAGAACGTCTCCTTCACGGTCGCGGAGGGAGAGATCTTTGGTCTGATCGGGCCGAACGGCGCCGGCAAAACGACGCTGTTCAACATCATGACGGGGTTTCTGCCTCCGACCTCCGGCCGGGTGCGGTTCCAGGGCGAGACGATCGGCCACCGCAGCGCCGACCGGGTCGCCACCATGGGGATTGCCCGGACCTTTCAAAACATCCGCCTCTTCCGGGAGATGTCCGCCCTCGAAAACGTGGTCGTCGGTGAGCATGCACGGACGCGGGGGACGCTGCTGGCGGCCGTGCTGGGGACGTCCGCGCATCGGGCGGAAGAAGCCCGTGTGCGGGCACGCGCGGCGGCGTTGCTCGAACTCGTCGGGCTAGGCGGGCGAGCGACGGAGACGGCGGGTTCGCTACCCTACGGCGATCAGCGCCGACTGGAAATTGCGCGGGCTCTGGCCGCGGAGCCCCGGCTCCTGCTCCTCGACGAACCGGCCGCCGGCATGAACCCGGCTGAGACTCAGGCCATGATGGACCTCATCACCCGGCTGCGGCGGGAGGCCGGCCTCACGATCCTCCTGATCGAGCACGATATGAAGCTCGTGATGGGGGTCTGCGACCGGATCGCCGTCCTCAACTTCGGCCGGAAGATCGCGCAGGGGACGCCGCAGGAGGTTCGGACGGACCCGGCCGTGGTGGAAGCGTACCTGGGCGGGCGGACGACGCGACGGCCAGCTCCCCGCCGGTCAGAGGCGGGGGCGACGGTGCTGGCGATTGATGAGGTGGACGCCGGCTACGGTCCTGCCGAGGTCCTCCACCAGGTATCGCTCCAGGTGAGGGAAGGTCAGATCGTCACGCTCATCGGCGCGAACGGGGCGGGCAAAACGACGCTGCTGCGCACCGTCTCGGGCCTGGTCCGCCCCCACCGCGGGCGGATCCGCTTGCACGGCAAGTCGATCGGTGGGGCCCGTCCCGACTGGATCGTCAGCCGGGGGGTGGCACACGTCCCCGAGGGCCGCCAGGTCCTGGCGCGGATGACCGTGCTCGACAACCTCCGCGCCGGCGCCTACGCCCGCCGCGATCGAGAGGTCGAGCGCGACCTGGCGGCGATGCTGGAGCGCTTCCCGACGCTGGGGACGCGCCGCGGCCAGAGCGCCGGGACGCTCTCCGGCGGCGAGCAACAGATGGTGGCCATCGCCCGGGGGCTCATGTCGCGGCCCCGCCTCCTGATGCTCGACGAACCCTCGCTCGGCCTGGCGCCGATCCTCGTGGAGCGCATCTTCGACATCATCCACGACCTCAACGCTCGGGGCGTACCGATTCTCCTGGTCGAGCAGAACGCCCACCTCGCGCTGGAAACCGCGGACCAGGCCTACGTGCTCGAGGCGGGCCGGGTCGTCATGGAGGGCCCCGCCGACCGACTCCTGGGCGACGCCTCGGTGCGGCGAGCCTACCTCGGGTAA